aaaaactattttcactgacagtcgctatgcttttggcatggtacacatccagggcccaatatatcgggaacgggggtttttgacagctgaagaaaaaaaatttaaaacttccctgaaatccgtagacttttagaggctgtacagatgcctcgggctgtgtcaatagtacaggtacctggacatcagaagggtgacagccccacggcacgagggagtcgtgccgcagacctggcagctgAAAAAGTAGCTGATAAAGATTTCATCACTcctgtgttggcgatcggacttccacctccaggtatggcAACTCTGTCCCCAACCCCTAAAtattcatccacagaccttgCTTAGATCCAagaacacaccaaccttcaaaaaggtaAAGATagatggtaccgagactcagacggctacttgatactccctgctcagttgggacggcaactatgtgagcatttacacttgtctactcatctgggaaaaaaagactctgatgctctttcaaactgcgtgcctgcgatttccccggcaccagacaactgtaaggaacatagtgcatgcttgtaaggcgtgtcaacagatgaggccaagaaaaagacaacatgcaggactgaggtatcggggagaaggaccagggcaacactgggaaatagatttcaccgaggtaaggccaggtcgacggtatcgggccttgggtgcattgcaaccacttacgcccagctgcttcagcagagcaggaagatgctaaaaaaaaataaataaaaagcgtCTCTGCACCTGTCCAACCCCCTGAGGCTAAAGCTCCGGCGTCGTCGACAGGACCAAGACAACTCGTCTGGACCATCTTATGGATGACCATGTTATTCTGCTCCAAAGCTGCCAGCGTGAACCCCACCAACCTGTCAAAATGACCTAAAAACTGCAAAATAGACTAACACATGAGATGCTTAACTCCACCACcacaatacatccaccaaatacttggtggccagacttatactttgaccttaagccggtGGTAAAtataccctggaagaggggcaAGCTCCGAAATCatgcattctgggcatgtccaggtgCGCCCAGGCATAACTGAAAGATCTGTGGGGAGATACAGGggagactctgtgctgccctaaaaAAAGAGTGTTATTTTTATGCTGATCacacaaaaatagttaaaaaatctATGGCCAAAATAAGAGAGGAACTAGCCCAACGTAAACGAAAACGTGAGGCTCAACAAAgatggtttgagtcttggtttcaacaatccccttggttgaccaccctaatctccaccttgctgggACCCCTAATACTTCtgatgcttacctttggcccatgcattatcaatagacttgtagcctttgtaaaggaacgcataaatacagtacagctgtttgtgcttcgactacaatatcaaactgtgtctcaggaccgagaggaagattcctccaTATGAcctaaggacaggggggaatgttagggaccaaacgacgggctctaggacctgagtcatgtttaccagaaagagacaggatatgcgctcatcctgcctggccaatcatgtaacgccagctactcctgtaactgagacaaagacctgcctgtatataagccgccatactcctttgttcggggttcttgtcggattcccttgtgcgggatgagacttgggccctagcgcgctaggaataaacaaactcccttcttgcctttgcattactgtggtggacttgctctctcggtcggtttggAGATACAGGCTCGGTGCATAACACTGTTAAGGAAACATAACTCAGGTCCTGGGCTTAGTGTACCCCGCTGAGCTTGTCATAGCTGGGGTTTGGCCCCTAACAGtctggggagagaaagggaggcatGGTGAGAGGCCAGGCCTAGATCTGCCTCACAGTGCAGACAGGACAAACACACACTTgccccagagaggcaggagggagggacacacacacacacacacacacacacacacgttaataGCAAACACTCAGGTGCTTGCCACCTGCCAAGCACTGGACCAATACCTCTCACTTAATCCTCCTTATGCCCCTGAAAGGTGGGCACTATGTCTACCCACCCGGTTTCACCGTATGATatctgtatgtggaatctaaagtacgACAGAAACGCACGTTGACGACACAGACTCGCAGAGCAGACCTGCGGTTGCAGGGAGGAGCGGGGGCGTCAGGGAAggtgggctgggggcctggggttAGCAGGTGCCGACTATTGTATAGAAAGGAGAAACAGCAAGGCCCCACTGCGCAGCCCAGGGAATCACATTCAacatcctgtgacaaaccataatggaaaaggacatGAAAAAGCACATAAACGCATAACTAAATTgctttgatgtacagcagaaattaacacaacattgtaaatccactgtacttcaataaaaaagagaacATTATCAATTTGAATGTTGGTCCCCAtaaattttaaacagtgaaatttcaaataaaaaagcaatataattattttttttaaagccccaCTGTACATCACAAAGGATCATAAACACACAGACTGGTGTCTTCCACAAACCTCAGAGCACCATGCCTTGCACACACTAATGCCTGGGCAAGCCCTCAGCAAAAACGTCCTCTAGCTTAAAATTCTTCTATGGCTTCCCACAGGCATTAGAAATTAGGAGTCTTCACCCCTGCCCACGTGGCCCTTATGGTCTGCCCTGAGGACCTTCTGTCTCCCACTCTACTCCCCTCTCAAACACTTGGCCTCAGGTGCACTGGCCTTCGCAGCTGCTGTTCCCGCTGTCAGAAATGCTCTTCCCTTGGCTGGCTCCTTCTCACCGTCAATTCAAATGTCACCTCTGTGGAGAAGTTTCCCATTCCCAGGGCCCCAAGCTCAAGCATTAATAGCAACCACCCCTCACCCTCTGCCATCTTCTTATAGCCCGCATCATTGCTGACAACTGtctctttaaaaagttattttcaagCTTATCAtctgtcttccctccccaggAATAAAAGCCCCCGGGATGCAGAAATGATCATATGTGGATTGCGATTCTGGCATccagcttgttgttgtttagtcgctaagtcacgtctgactctttgcaaccccttggaaaAGTGACAGATGAGACAGGTGGACACCTGGATGACACTCTCACAAAGACACCATGGACAGAAATAAAGGCGGACACACAACTAAGGGTGTGGACACGGGTGGTCACCCAGGGATATCCCCCAACAGGGACAGCCAAAGACGAGACAAAGGGGACACCCACGCAGACACCGATGTGCATACAGCCACACACTCGCACGCAGACAGGGATtcgcctccttccccatcccatcagACCAGGTGCTTGGTAACGGCTTCCTGACTCCAGGCTTCTGCCCCGCCTCTCGCTGAGCCCGCACACCCTCCTGCTTCAGTCCTCACACCTTCCCCTCAGCCCGCCCGCCTCCGCTCAGCCCTCAGTTCCCAGCTGGGCCCTCACGCCCCTCCCCTCGGCCCTCCCCGGCGGCACACCCTCCCCTCAGCCCGCAGTTCCCACTGGGGCCCCGGCGCCCCCGCTTCAGCCCGCACACCTCTTCTCGGGACCGAGCCGCccactctccctctcctcccgcccCTACCCCGGCCACCCCCGGACTCACCCACGCCGCTCGGTCTGGACAAGGACCACCGCGCTGGGCGCGCCAGGCCGCGCGACGCCTGCGCGGTCGGCCCGCCCACACTTCCCAGAAGCCCGCGCGCGGAGCGGGACCCACCCGAGACCCGACCGCGCCCCTCCACTCCCAGAGGCCCGCGCGGCACCGGAGCCGCGGCCAAAGAAGTTGGGTAAAGAGGGGAGGAATCGAGGGCtggaatgagagaagaaaaacgGAGCgtggagggagatgggggagggaagggcagaCGAGTGGAGAGGAGAGGGTTTGCTtagagaggaagaggggaggagagaaaattccagaaaaggaGGGTGCCAGGTCCACCCATCTCCTGGGCTGGCCTGAGGGATGCTTCTGGGCAGCTTACTTCAGCGTGAGGTTATACAAAATAGCTGAATTATAGAAAATTTGTGAAACATACAGAGATGCAAAGTAGCAAACGATCATAAAAACACAGTATTCACCCTTTTTAtcgtggcttccctgatagctcagttgggaaagaatccacctgaaatgcaggaagccccccaggttcgattcctgggtcaggaagatctgctggagaaggggataggctacccactccagtattcttgggcttcccttatggttcagctggtaaagaatctgtgtgcaatgcgagagacctgggttcgatccctggttgggaagatcccctggagaagggaaaggccacccactcgagtattctggcctggagaactccatgaactgtgtatgtatagtccatggagccgcagagtcagatgtgactaagcaACTCAACTTATATGCCAGCTTCTGTTGTTGGCGTTTTATGACTTAAGAAcgtgtttaatcctcacaaccaagCTTCCAGGTGAGACAGTGGTACAGACGAGAGGCGGCACAGGAGGACCATGGCGGGCTGGGGTGGGAACCAGGCCTTCCGGCTGGGCCTCTTACACCATAAATCACAAAGCCAAGCACAAGAGCATTTGCTGAAATGTCTGAGTGGCCACAGAAATGTGAAGAGTCAGCTAGTCTTAGGTAGTCATTAATGACTTCCATTaaatattttgacaaatgtaGATATACACAtgcagctgtgaaaaaaaaaataacagaaatcatGGAGGTCCAGTGTACCGTTTATCTGGTTCCTGTAAGGATGATATCTGTTGTTACCTAACCAGGTTCATTTGCCCAAGGCACAGCAAGAAAGACAACGTTTGCAACAAGGAAAAGGTTTAATCCTAGGCAGCCAAGCAAGGAGGTGGGAGAACATCTCACCTGCCTCCctgaggggaggggctggagatATTTCGGGTTAAAGCAGCAGAATGGTCTTAGGGATGGGGAAAGGTACTGGAGGTGGGAGAAAGTGAGACAATCTGTGTTCTGTGCAGGCCTGTCTGAGTGACATGCTTCCTCATGTACTCAACTGTAACACAGGGTATGGCCAGCTACTCAAAGGAAAAGGAGATTACAGTCAAAAGAAGGCAAGGAAAACTGggcagagaaaaacagaaaaacatgtatttaggGGCTTATTTTTGATATTATGAGTTCACAATAGATTACAGGTCTAAAAAAATGCTTTTCGCTTAATATAGCACAACTATCTTTTATGGCTATATACACTTTTCAACAGTTGCATATAATTCTATTGAATGAATTGAGTGTAATTAACTTACCCCTTTGCCCATGACCGTACACTGCTAAgagtttttcattaaaaagttttCCCATTATACATTTACCTACCTTTGTACACTTTGGCTTCTGAGGAATATTGATTCAAATGGTCTATATCTATATAGCAATTTATATAATGGGAAATGGATTTGCCTTATTTTTCACACATTCACCAAAACTGGATTATTATCACTCTTCTATGGTTTAAATCAatctactggggaaaaaaaaaagattatattatCACTTTATTTTGCATTGCCTTGACTACTAATGATAGTGGGtaattttcttttgctgttttcatttcattttctttaaagtggccgctgttgttgtttagttgctaagtcatgtctgactctgctaccccatggtctgtggcctgccagcctcttgtccatgggatttcccaggcaagagtactggtgtgggttgctgttAGCACTGTCCATTTTCCTGAGTGGCAGGTGTTACTATTACTGATTTGTAACAGGACTTTTAATATCAGGGAGTACTGCCCTTTGCCATATTTGTTGCAGGCATTTCTTTCAGTCTCTCATTTATCTCTTAACTGATGCTTTCACACAGAAGTGTTACTCAGTTTAATGTCACCTCCTGCGTTATGTGTACTGCTTAAGAAAGTGTGCCTCAAGCCACGGTTACAGAAATATTGTTTTTCTTGTACTTTAGTATTATAGATTTAGCGCTGTCAGAACTTCATTGGGGCAAAGCATACATCTATGTCTTTCCAGAGAGCTAACTGTCCCAAGGCCATCTGATCAATCTGCCTTCGCCCCACTGAAATGAAAAATCCTTTTTATCATATATAAGGGCAATCAAAAATCTCCGCACGCTCTTGATAAGACCACCTATCTCCGAGCCTCTATGCCAAAGTAAAGAGGAAGCCCCAAACGCCATTTTTCAGTGCTTGTGTCCTCTCGATATGAACTCCCCTCACATGGCCTTACGTAGCAGCCAAGAGGAAACTGGAGAGCTCGGGATGCTCCAGGTACCTCCAGGTGTATGAAGTGCTCCAGGTATAAGTGTTCTCCACCAGGAGTAAGAGTATCTACTAGAGGGCAGGGGATCTCTTTttagatgatgaaaatattctaaaattaaatgtGGTGAGTTAACTTGTTTAAAAACAAGTTAACAAATGGATCATACAGTATAATGCCAAGAGATTGGCaaacaaaaagtaataataaGAATATTTGCTATCataactgtaaatggagcataactcttaaaaattgtgaattattATATTGTACAGTGGTATCATATTGTACAGAAACTATACTTTCATTaaaaattggtttttaaaaagaaaaaaaaaaaaaaaaaaaaaaaaaaaaaaataaatgtggtgatggttacacaacccTGAACATACTAAAAGtcactgaattatatatatatatggcttcctaagtgtaaagaatcctcctgctaacataggagacacaagagactcggtttccatccctgggtcaggaaggaacactgaaggaggaaatgggaacccactccagtattcttgcctggaatgttccatggaaagaggagcctgatgggttacagtccaggacatcacagagtcagacaccactgagcacacacagacacacacacacacagacacagacacacacacacgcacacacctctcagcagtgaaagtgctgagtcctaaccactggactgccagggaattccttgaatCATATACTTTAAGTGGGTGAGTTATAGCTCAGTAAGACTGCTgccaaaacaaaatgaagcatttgatccctggtcagggaactagatcccttatgctgcaactaaggattctgcatgctgtaactaagacccagcacaaaaaacaaaaatctctaaCAGCCTCTAAATCACAATTCACAAAGGGTGATAAGAACTCTCATGAACCTTGTTAAACCATCAGTTCTCCCTGAAACACTCAAAGCATCGTAATTATCCACTTTGAGACtatcacaattatttttattatgtcctTTGTGGCTGACAGCTTTTTCTAGTTCTTCCCTCACCCCTTGGCTCTAATGCCCATATGTTCTGGGGGGTGTAAGGCATCCCCTGCCAGCACCCTGGATTCCCCTGGATCCCTCTTTAGATCGTTTCACATCATGGTACATGTCACATACTGACTATATAGTATTGCATTTCCAATTTGAGTTTGTCTTTTCCCACTAGATCTGCAAGATCAAACTTTTTTCAGTACATATAACACCTTGCTGCATCCCCAGtacctaaaacagtgcctggaacattaGTAAATGTTCAACTAATCTTAATTTAATGAGTATTACCGTACTATACTCCTTGTTATATCACAATACCATATGGATGGTCAAAATGAGCTTGTCAACTTACACACTGGGACTTCTACTGGAGTACCAGTGAATTCACGTATTTAACTTGGGAAGAAATGTCTTTGCCAGACTGAGTATGTCTATACAGAGACATGTCTagcttttcatttcctctgcgttttaatatttaaaaaatatttaacatctaCATTCAAAAGCCAGCTGCAGTATGTATGTTTCCCTGTTTTGGTATTTGTCTTGTCCGTCTCACAGAACAAGATGGGAAGctttactgtatttattttatatgctaGAATAATTCAGTATCACAGGAGCTGTCTGTGGTACTTTCCCACAGTTAAAGTGTTGAACTATCTTTTGTAGTTTATTTCATGGCTATTAACCTACTCAAGTTTTCTAGCCGGTTCATTTTAGTTTACTTTTAATACTTTCCCCTGGTAAGTCCCACATTCTACGCAATGCTTTTGTTCTAACTGGCCTAGTCTCACTCCTAAGTGCCAGGTGAGGTGAGATTTCCTCACCAATGATGCTAGATGTCTCCTTTTTTTAAGCCTTATTCTGCTaaacgttgttgttgtttagtcactgtgtagtgtctgactcttttgcgaccgtGTGGATTGtatcccagcaggctcctctgtccatgggatttcccaggcaacaatatggattgggttgccatttcctcctccagtagatGTCTTTTTATTCATACAGAGGGAAGAGCAAGCCACCATGTTACCCTGGATATCACAGAATCTTTCAATTCTGAATGTGTTCATCTTTCCAGCCTACAAGGAGAGTAAAGAGTTCTCTGTTTACTCTAAAATTTTAGGCTTAGTCTTGACCTACTGGCTCATTATACTTGTAGCTTAACATCACTGTAAGGAAAATTCTACCTTAATGGCACTAATTATAAGTCTATGATAGCATGCTAAATGCTTTAAGTGGATTAcctaacatttttcaaaataagtgctttaaatggaaaagtaacatgaataaattctttatttttaaaagattcagttGGCTACAGTGTTAAAAATACACTTGAGGGGAGCAAGAGGAAATATGGTTGTAACGCTATGCAGAAATCCAAATGAGATGGCTGCATCTTGAACTGTGCTAATGACACGCTGAGCTAGAAAAAGTGATCGATTCTAGAAATGTTTAGAAGATTGAAACTAGAGGACGTGGTGGTAGGAAGAGGAGGCAGTCACTGAGGACGAGTCTCCAGCATGAATTCACTGATGGTGAGCAAGATGTACAGTCTGCCTAAACGCTTTTCCACATGCTTTACACTTATACGgcctttctccagtgtgaactctCCTGTGCAGTGCCAGATGGGCAGTCTGGCTGGAGGCCTCGTTGCATTCCTTACACTCgtaaggtttctctcctgtgtgaattctctgatgcaGAGTAAGGGATTTACGATGACTAAAGGCTTTTCCACGGATGCTGTGTTTGTAAGTTTTCTCGCCCATGTGACGCCTTTGGTGACAGATCAGGGATGCCCTCTGTCTGAACGCCTTCCCACATTCGAGACACGCGTAAGGTCTTTTGCCAGTGGGAAGTCTCTGATGTTGAGCAAGATAGGCGCCATCactgaaggccttcccacattgAAAACATTCATAAGGCTTCTCACCGGTGTGAACTCCCTGGTGCTGAATAAGGTGAGCAATCTGACTGAAGGCCTTACCACTCCTTCCATTCatgtggtttctctccagtgtgtatCTTCTGACGCTGTGCAAGATGAGCACTCTGGCTGAAGGTTTTGCTGCAGTCCCTACATTAGTAAGCCTTCTCCCCAGTATGAGTTCTCTGATGGTGGGCGAGGTGCGTGCTCTGCCGGAAAGctttcccacattccttacattcatagggtttctctccagtatggacTCTCTGATGAAGAGTGAGCGAGCCACGATGGCTAAAGGCTTTCTCACAGATactacattcatagggtttctctcctgtatgaattctctgatggacGGTCAGGGAGGAGCCATGGCTAAAAGCCTTTCCACACACCTTACATTTATAGGGTCTCTCTCCAGTATGGATTCTCTTATGCTGAATAAGTCCTATGTGGTCagtgaaggctttcccacagtcgATACAATCGAagggcttttctccagtgtgaCAGTACCTTCGATGGCGTGTAAGAGAAGCGTTCTGCTGGAAGGCTTTCCTACAGTCAGTGCATTTGTAGGGCCTCTTTCCAGTGTGAATCCTTCGGTGATGAGCCAGAGATGAACAATAActaaaggccttcccacattcgatacattcatagggtttctctccagtgtgagctCTCTGGTGTTGGGCAAGATACGCAAGCTGGCTGAAGGCTTTGTCACACTGCTCACACTGATAAggtttttctccagtgtgaactctCTGGTGTTGAATGAGATGAGCATTCTGGCTGAATGCTTTTCCACACTCAGTACATTTGAAGGGTTTTTCTCCTGTGTGGATTCTCTGATGTTGAGCAAGGTGGGCACTCTGGCTAAAGGCTTTTCCGCATTCGagacattcatagggtttctctccagtatgaattctctgatgaagaGTAAGAGTTGAGATTTTGCTGAAAGTTTTCTCACAGTTGTTACATTTCAAAAGTTTCTTTTCTCCATAGACCTGCTTGTCTTTTTTCACAAAGGGATGTGTCTGTAAGCTTTTCTTATCTGTGTCAAAATGATATATTCTCTCTTTGATGGGAAATACCTGTTTTATATAACATAATGTATTCAGATGAAAAATTGTCCCAGATTTGTTAAAGTGGTCTCCTTTCTCAATAAGGGTATCTATGTGACTGACTGTCTCTTGCCTAAAATGTGTCTTTGGACTTACCAGCTCCCTCTCAAACAGGTCTTCACACTTCCAGTTTTCCCCTAATGTGGAACATTCAAGGTCATAGCTTGTAAGTCTTTCCATTATCATTGCCTGAGATAACTTTTCCTCATAGATGTCCTGGTTTAGAGATAATTCCTTTTTCATCCACACATACTCCAAGCCTGAAAGATATTAAGAAAGCAAATATCTCCTTTATTTAATGCTAGAAGAACAGAAacttacaaaacaaaaccatGTGAATCACAGCAGTTGCTGAAGCCTATAAAGGGACATGTTTTTGACAGTTCTTCAAGTTAGGTgatgtgaccatctttgcatttCTAGAATAAACCCTCCTTGGCTATGGTATATTATTTCAACATGACTTTTTATTTAAGATATTGTACTAATATTTATTATTGCATTAATAATTCCCTTTTTGGGGATGCTCTTTTGGTATCAAATGTTACACTATCTTcacaataacattttaaaatagttctcCTTTTTATTCTCTGTCAAGGAAAACTTcaaacaatgatttttttctttacaagctTTATATAATTACTGTGTGAAACTATTTGGGGTTAATTGCTTCTTTTTGGGGAGGAAGCAGTTCTTAAACGACTTCCTACATGTTTTCAGTGGTACCTGgtctgttcaaattttctatCTCTGGTGTCAGTTCTGGTAATTACAGTCTCATAAAGTATCATCCACTTCATTCAGATTTTCAAATTGTTTACAAATAGTTGAGTTTCAAAAATGGATTCATATCATTCTTTTAAGTACTTAGGCATCATTTAccattatttctttccttgtgtCTTCTCTCATTTGTCCTGACAGTTTATATACTTTTATCTCTAGCAATATAAATCACTATGTGTA
Above is a genomic segment from Ovis canadensis isolate MfBH-ARS-UI-01 breed Bighorn chromosome 14, ARS-UI_OviCan_v2, whole genome shotgun sequence containing:
- the ZNF470 gene encoding zinc finger protein 470 isoform X4, producing the protein MSTGLSMEDAVTFMDVAVDFSQDEWEWLTLAQRTLYKKVMLENYSNLASLGLCISKPDVISFLEQDKEPWMMKGELTRGLCPGLEYVWMKKELSLNQDIYEEKLSQAMIMERLTSYDLECSTLGENWKCEDLFERELVFPIKERIYHFDTDKKSLQTHPFVKKDKQVYGEKKLLKCNNCEKTFSKISTLTLHQRIHTGEKPYECLECGKAFSQSAHLAQHQRIHTGEKPFKCTECGKAFSQNAHLIQHQRVHTGEKPYQCEQCDKAFSQLAYLAQHQRAHTGEKPYECIECGKAFSYCSSLAHHRRIHTGKRPYKCTDCRKAFQQNASLTRHRRYCHTGEKPFDCIDCGKAFTDHIGLIQHKRIHTGERPYKCKVCGKAFSHGSSLTVHQRIHTGEKPYECSICEKAFSHRGSLTLHQRVHTGEKPYECKECGKAFRQSTHLAHHQRTHTGEKAY
- the ZNF470 gene encoding zinc finger protein 470 isoform X6, whose translation is MDVAVDFSQDEWEWLTLAQRTLYKKVMLENYSNLASLGLCISKPDVISFLEQDKEPWMMKGELTRGLCPGLEYVWMKKELSLNQDIYEEKLSQAMIMERLTSYDLECSTLGENWKCEDLFERELVFPIKERIYHFDTDKKSLQTHPFVKKDKQVYGEKKLLKCNNCEKTFSKISTLTLHQRIHTGEKPYECLECGKAFSQSAHLAQHQRIHTGEKPFKCTECGKAFSQNAHLIQHQRVHTGEKPYQCEQCDKAFSQLAYLAQHQRAHTGEKPYECIECGKAFSYCSSLAHHRRIHTGKRPYKCTDCRKAFQQNASLTRHRRYCHTGEKPFDCIDCGKAFTDHIGLIQHKRIHTGERPYKCKVCGKAFSHGSSLTVHQRIHTGEKPYECSICEKAFSHRGSLTLHQRVHTGEKPYECKECGKAFRQSTHLAHHQRTHTGEKAY
- the ZNF470 gene encoding zinc finger protein 470 isoform X2, encoding MRSQEEEVMGIELLKAMSLDAVTFMDVAVDFSQDEWEWLTLAQRTLYKKVMLENYSNLASLGLCISKPDVISFLEQDKEPWMMKGELTRGLCPGLEYVWMKKELSLNQDIYEEKLSQAMIMERLTSYDLECSTLGENWKCEDLFERELVSPKTHFRQETVSHIDTLIEKGDHFNKSGTIFHLNTLCYIKQVFPIKERIYHFDTDKKSLQTHPFVKKDKQVYGEKKLLKCNNCEKTFSKISTLTLHQRIHTGEKPYECLECGKAFSQSAHLAQHQRIHTGEKPFKCTECGKAFSQNAHLIQHQRVHTGEKPYQCEQCDKAFSQLAYLAQHQRAHTGEKPYECIECGKAFSYCSSLAHHRRIHTGKRPYKCTDCRKAFQQNASLTRHRRYCHTGEKPFDCIDCGKAFTDHIGLIQHKRIHTGERPYKCKVCGKAFSHGSSLTVHQRIHTGEKPYECSICEKAFSHRGSLTLHQRVHTGEKPYECKECGKAFRQSTHLAHHQRTHTGEKAY
- the ZNF470 gene encoding zinc finger protein 470 isoform X1, with amino-acid sequence MSTGLSMEDAVTFMDVAVDFSQDEWEWLTLAQRTLYKKVMLENYSNLASLGLCISKPDVISFLEQDKEPWMMKGELTRGLCPGLEYVWMKKELSLNQDIYEEKLSQAMIMERLTSYDLECSTLGENWKCEDLFERELVSPKTHFRQETVSHIDTLIEKGDHFNKSGTIFHLNTLCYIKQVFPIKERIYHFDTDKKSLQTHPFVKKDKQVYGEKKLLKCNNCEKTFSKISTLTLHQRIHTGEKPYECLECGKAFSQSAHLAQHQRIHTGEKPFKCTECGKAFSQNAHLIQHQRVHTGEKPYQCEQCDKAFSQLAYLAQHQRAHTGEKPYECIECGKAFSYCSSLAHHRRIHTGKRPYKCTDCRKAFQQNASLTRHRRYCHTGEKPFDCIDCGKAFTDHIGLIQHKRIHTGERPYKCKVCGKAFSHGSSLTVHQRIHTGEKPYECSICEKAFSHRGSLTLHQRVHTGEKPYECKECGKAFRQSTHLAHHQRTHTGEKAY
- the ZNF470 gene encoding zinc finger protein 470 isoform X8, whose translation is MRSQEEEVMGIELLKAMSLDAVTFMDVAVDFSQDEWEWLTLAQRTLYKKVMLENYSNLASLGLCISKPDVISFLEQDKEPWMMKGELTRGLCPGLEYVWMKKELSLNQDIYEEKLSQAMIMERLTSYDLECSTLGENWKCEDLFERELRIHTGEKPYECLECGKAFSQSAHLAQHQRIHTGEKPFKCTECGKAFSQNAHLIQHQRVHTGEKPYQCEQCDKAFSQLAYLAQHQRAHTGEKPYECIECGKAFSYCSSLAHHRRIHTGKRPYKCTDCRKAFQQNASLTRHRRYCHTGEKPFDCIDCGKAFTDHIGLIQHKRIHTGERPYKCKVCGKAFSHGSSLTVHQRIHTGEKPYECSICEKAFSHRGSLTLHQRVHTGEKPYECKECGKAFRQSTHLAHHQRTHTGEKAY
- the ZNF470 gene encoding zinc finger protein 470 isoform X5; amino-acid sequence: MRSQEEEVMGIELLKAMSLDAVTFMDVAVDFSQDEWEWLTLAQRTLYKKVMLENYSNLASLGLCISKPDVISFLEQDKEPWMMKGELTRGLCPGLEYVWMKKELSLNQDIYEEKLSQAMIMERLTSYDLECSTLGENWKCEDLFERELVFPIKERIYHFDTDKKSLQTHPFVKKDKQVYGEKKLLKCNNCEKTFSKISTLTLHQRIHTGEKPYECLECGKAFSQSAHLAQHQRIHTGEKPFKCTECGKAFSQNAHLIQHQRVHTGEKPYQCEQCDKAFSQLAYLAQHQRAHTGEKPYECIECGKAFSYCSSLAHHRRIHTGKRPYKCTDCRKAFQQNASLTRHRRYCHTGEKPFDCIDCGKAFTDHIGLIQHKRIHTGERPYKCKVCGKAFSHGSSLTVHQRIHTGEKPYECSICEKAFSHRGSLTLHQRVHTGEKPYECKECGKAFRQSTHLAHHQRTHTGEKAY
- the ZNF470 gene encoding zinc finger protein 470 isoform X7 translates to MSTGLSMEDAVTFMDVAVDFSQDEWEWLTLAQRTLYKKVMLENYSNLASLGLCISKPDVISFLEQDKEPWMMKGELTRGLCPGLEYVWMKKELSLNQDIYEEKLSQAMIMERLTSYDLECSTLGENWKCEDLFERELRIHTGEKPYECLECGKAFSQSAHLAQHQRIHTGEKPFKCTECGKAFSQNAHLIQHQRVHTGEKPYQCEQCDKAFSQLAYLAQHQRAHTGEKPYECIECGKAFSYCSSLAHHRRIHTGKRPYKCTDCRKAFQQNASLTRHRRYCHTGEKPFDCIDCGKAFTDHIGLIQHKRIHTGERPYKCKVCGKAFSHGSSLTVHQRIHTGEKPYECSICEKAFSHRGSLTLHQRVHTGEKPYECKECGKAFRQSTHLAHHQRTHTGEKAY
- the ZNF470 gene encoding zinc finger protein 470 isoform X10; amino-acid sequence: MKKELSLNQDIYEEKLSQAMIMERLTSYDLECSTLGENWKCEDLFERELVFPIKERIYHFDTDKKSLQTHPFVKKDKQVYGEKKLLKCNNCEKTFSKISTLTLHQRIHTGEKPYECLECGKAFSQSAHLAQHQRIHTGEKPFKCTECGKAFSQNAHLIQHQRVHTGEKPYQCEQCDKAFSQLAYLAQHQRAHTGEKPYECIECGKAFSYCSSLAHHRRIHTGKRPYKCTDCRKAFQQNASLTRHRRYCHTGEKPFDCIDCGKAFTDHIGLIQHKRIHTGERPYKCKVCGKAFSHGSSLTVHQRIHTGEKPYECSICEKAFSHRGSLTLHQRVHTGEKPYECKECGKAFRQSTHLAHHQRTHTGEKAY